CCGTGGCCCCGTGCTTCTCCGTCAGGGTGTCTGACTGGTGTTTGACCCGCGGGTCATGATCGTGACCTGCTGGGTGAGTTGGTGGCATGGTCACGTTGACTAGAGGTTAAGACCAGGCCAAGTGTTACACCTGGGACTTGCCAAGAGAACTATACCCGACCACCAAGCACCCggcagggggaagaggggagggggggggaccctTAGTGGGCTGGGGGCGTTTGTGTAAGTCTCTGTGTATGGTCTGATATGTAACAGGAACTGGCTTAGCAACGCCTTTCAAAACTTGTCACTACAGCTTTAGATGTGTTGCggctaaaaaaaaacaatcagcTCTTTCTCAATCCCAGGACTCGGTTCGAAGCAAACGTTTCAGAGATCCTCAATTATCAAAGAAGTGGATAGATGGGCACCAACGTGCCTTCACCCGCAACGTCTAACAGCTGTCGTGACTTTAAGAaagttcctgtgtgtctgtcgttTGGAAACCAAAACAAGCAGGCCGAGATCACCTGAGGAGCGCAACACAGGTGACACCacagagcgagcgagagagagagagctagagagagagagagagaggggggaggccacAGATTAGGCTAGGGTGCGTTACCTTCCAGAGGAGTGAGGTTAGAGCCCCCTTTTTTCCCATCCAGCCCATGCTGTGAGTACTGTTTCAGAAGGTTCTGAGCCTTGCGAATGGTCCCTGctcccacacagagacagagacagagtccaggggacgaggaggaggagggggcaagcATCCACAGAGCccaaagaaaggaaagaaattGAAAAAGggaagtgtggggggggggtggggaggaagaagagaagctAGGAAGTGAGTaaggaaacacagaaacacaaacgcCACATCCCTCCACCGCCAACCATCCCAGTTCTgaggagagagtgtggggggaagggaggtggggtggggtggggcccGTGGGAACCACAGCTTAGCCCAGCAactacaaaacaacaacaacaacagaacaacTACAGCAGGGCTATACATGTCGACAAACTAGGGTGTGTGTGCCACTGGGTAAAAGATGAAATACACACGTTAGGTTAACACAAAACAGCCAATTAATATTACATTCATTTTCAGCATTGTTATCACATTCATTCACACTTGggtcatattattattattattattattacagttaCACAGTTTAAACTAGAGCTCATCCAATCTATGGAACATTTCATACACAATACAAACAAGGTTATAGTTGCATTCATAGCCTAGCAGTCCCTTAGTGAGTTAATAAGCTTGTGGGGTCGAGCAGATAGAAATAATAAATGtattaggggtgggggggaaaaatagattcacatttgaatcgcgattcagtctgctAGTGATTCAGATTGATTCACAAATATATGTGAAtcaattttttaaatgtttttttaatttaaaaaaatatatataatttatttgttttttatctCGGAaaaatcgtgaccccaagaatcgaattgtgaggtaccaaaaaattcccacccctaaaatgTATGCAACCATCCTGACCTTAAGATGCTGCAGAGTTTACCTACAGTCCCACGAGTGAGGTCAATTATTCATCAAGAATTTGAAATCATTCATCCATTTTGAGGTACTCTTTAAGTTACGGATTTActgttactgtaaaaaaaaaaaaaatcaagaccATGCAATTTACATTCAAGCTAGCTAAATCTCTTTACTCTGACCTCTGTTTTTATTCAATGACAGACGGTACCATGCTTTCACTAGTGAAAGTGTTCAAACTTCTCCAGTACTAATCACAGGACAACCACAAACTAAGTCAAACATAGATGGGGCAAGTTGAAGCACAACTGTCTAGAACACACAGAGCGCAGGCGAAGCTGGCTGACACGAGACAACAGCCTTTTCttaacccgttaattagtagcgtcacgtatatgtgattgttcgaaagcgggccccacagagtaccgtcacacatatgtgattctgaacattccaaccgactattttccgatagacaaaaacgatatgacaaacgctatagtatggcttcaaaatttacaaaattggaggctaacaagtaacactagcaggtagtagcattgctacgagtattatgctaggttgctaggtaacggaagctaactaaagctagctagctttcgtttcgaaaaaataactcactctgctggcagcgtcggtaatatttagaactcactcctctATTAACCTGATACTGACCACAACTATCTGTTGATTACAGGACTTGACGTTGACAGGGGGATGTGAGATAAGGAGGACTAGCTCAGAACACGGCTGGACAGctgtgttcctggagagctatcCTTAGCACCCCCAGCAGACGTGGTCAATAACCCTATTAGCCAGATAACTGTCGTGTTAGGATCCAGTGCCCTGATCTAAGACTTTAAGGGCAAAACTGCAGGGCAATAACCCTCTAATGCAGTGGTtatcaatcctggtcctcgggacccccctGCCTTAcatgtttccctcctcaaacgcacctgattcaaattagtgggtcgttatcaagcccatttatttgaataaggtgtgttggagcagggaaatatctaaaacatgcagggcagggggtcccgaggaccaggattgagaaccccTGCTCTAAGGCAGCCACAGGGGTTATGCTACTGGAACTCTACCTCACTGTGGAAGCCATGAACACATCCATGATCTATATTTCTCAGGGATCCGAGAGACACATTCCTCAAACCATGCAGTCACTTCTCAGCAGTGAAATGTGGCGCCCAGTTAACATAAGCAAGCCATGACGAGGCACACACTAAAAGCTTTTTCTTTACCTGGGATGTAgactgtcatcatcatcatcatcacaatcATGTGGAttacagagagaggaaaggaggaggggttagTCATGATATCGCAGCAgctcagagaagagagagagattgtgaaaCGATCGTCGACTGATGAGCTTAAACGACCGGGGAGAAGAGGGCCGGGATTGGATGGCCCTCTCAATGATAGCTGAGATCTAAAAATAGAACGCTGCCGAAATACAATCAACAGGTTCTCTTACATTCAGCCGGGAGTCGACCGACGGTCATCTTTGGTAATCAAGTCATGTGTCCTATAAATCAACATCCCGATTGGTGAATCTTGGGTGGtcggaagtggggggggggggggggggggggggatgattgTGGGGTCagtgggaggtgagagagacgcGGCCTGTGGCtaacagcaggggggggggacactgaCCTGGCCGCTTGGGTGCCTTCTTGGTGGGCGTGTCCTTGCGCTTGGTCTGCACGGCAGGGGAGTACAGGACGCCTGAGGAGGCGCTGTTCTTACGGAAGTGCTCCTTCAGGCCCTTGATGGAGCGGTCCAGCTGGCTGGAGCGGATCTGGAAGTACACATTCATGAagtctgcaggggggggggagagagagagacagagacacagagagagagacacagagagagagacacagagagagagagagagagagagagagagagagagagaaaatgaatcaCATTGGAAGCTACCATACAGAAACATGGCTGGACGTTAGGACAGGTGGAGGGCAAGGAGCGACAGAGAGTCTAACCCTGGAGGGGAGGCGgccagggggaagggaggggggtcagggaggcCTAGCCTTTCACTGACACTTACATGCCTGATGACTGGGGCTCTTTGCTGCAGAACGCATGGATGAAGCTGAGCAGACCCTGACTGTAAGAGATCTCGCCCTGGTCGACATTCCCTCTACTCCTGATCCTGCCGGCTGCCTGACTCATCCTGCCCACGAGCcctgctcctctgcctcctgcctctcttcttcctcactGCCACCGCCTCCATCTGGGCGACGAGTCAAACACTACGTCTCAACTGCCATCTCCTGCCGGCGTCTCGCCTCCTCTGCTCATCAACACCTCATCGCATAAGCAAACAATCCGACCTCAAGTCTAAACCCTGGAAACGGAGCATGGCACAGTGTTAGCTGGCTGATCCTACGCTATGAGAGAGGGCTCTCCCACGACATGATTTAGAGGGGTCACGCATCGGAAAACATCTCAACGATGAGGACGGTGTACCCTGGTTGCGCCCGTACTCCACCAGCCAGCCGGAGATGCAGATGATGTCCTGCAGCACTGCCTCGGGGAGATGCTCCAACACGACCACCTCCTGGACCTCCAGCTCCTCGTCCACGCCGATGGCATCCAGGATCAGGATAGGGGGCACTGGCTTGCTGTAGCGGGTCAGAAGGCCGCGGAACTCGGCCTCCAACAGCTCCTTCCCCTTCTCAAAACGTGCTTTCTGTGGGAGGGAGACACAACAAGGCGTGGAGTGGTACTGCAGGAGCCCTGACCGTCTGTCCTTCCGACAGGCCTACGGGGAGGCGGTGTAAATGAGGGGGTGTACGAGGAGAAGGGAAACGTGTTTGTGGTACCACTGTGTTGAGCTCTGGGCTGTCCGGATTGTTGTCTTGGAAGTATTCAACAGCTTTCTGGATCTTGGCAATACAGGCCAGGTACTCGTCCAGTCTTCCTGTTGGTCTGAGCAGAAACAGAGAGGTTTTATTGCGGCCATATTGCTTACAGCTGTATCTACAACTGCGATACCCCCCGTTGAAGGTTGACAAACCAGGGATGCAAGCCGAAGCTAGTCTGAGGCCAAGACTCACCCCTCTTTGATGATCTTGTCTGTGTCTTTGGCCACGTGGTAGTAGCTTATAACATGGTCCATGCATGAGAGGGTTTTGTCAACGTTCTCCTGGAGCCTCTGCAggttctctgtctgtttgtgcacCGGGATGATGGAGTTCTCCAGCTGCATGAGACGGCTCTCAAAGGAGGACAGGATGGACACCTGGGAGAAGGGTGGATATTCCGATTGGCCCAAAAGAATTTAGGGACATCTGCAAAGCATCTATCCTGTGTAGAGCCAAGCTGAAGGTGTGGCACGGCTATTTACATACCATTCCCTTGGTCAGCTGATCACTTTTCTCCATATTCTCGCGGATGAATGACAAGGTTTCTTGTTCCTGTGGAGGAAATTAGATTGACAACATATACAGTTCATAAACTTGACTTTGACAGGTTGGTAAAGGAGTCTTGCTAGATGGTATCTATGGAAATCCTTAGTTTGCCAACGTTAGCTGGGCTATATTGTGTCCCTTTCCGATCCCGTTTccgacctgtttgagcttttcttCAATCTCCCTCTTCCTCGCAGACGCATCCTCAATAGGGATCATTCTGCGCGTTGTTACTGTAGCAGTAGCGGGTGAAAATAAACAAGTGTGATATCAAATGTAGCGAAGTTAAATGCTCttcatcaaaataaaaacaaagacCCCACATTCACTTGGGCTTGGCTGACAGAAAATCGCTTCCTTATCCGGCTTCGAGGGACGTCATACAAGGCGGCCATTTTTGTTGTGGCGGAAAACTTTCCTCATATTGGCTCATCTCAATTGTATGCATTACTCATTGACATTCAGTTTAAAAAGTTTATTGCAGAATTGATGCATGAATTACGGCCATGGCAAATCTAATAAGAATACATGTAGACGTTTTGTGCGTGAACTTACCACAAGATGTCACACTTGAGACAGAGTAAAGCAGTTGAATGCATGAAATAAGTTCACAATTGAAGAAATGCACAGCACACTCACGTACTATATCGATGTCAATTTTAAATGAAGACATTAACGCATGTAGGTTAATCCGTACTGTCCTTTCTCAAACCCAAGCAAGTCCATGGTGGATCTTAACTGCACATTGTAAATACGCCATCATCATGCAGCTACCGTAACGGCTCATGATATCCAACATCTACACAGCAGGTTTCAAGAACAGTACAAAGATATTTGGAAGAATGTCATTGTGATACTATTAATTCCAAATCACTCAAATATATATGTCTTTCCACAAAACGgtataaatgtatttacacacaatgttcCACATCATCctttacataaataaatatttacaaTTATACTTGATACTGCATTACAACCAACTGTACTGTACAAACAAATTGTTTGTGCCATAACCATCTTTAAAAACACGATTCCTTTTCTAAAGTAAAAGTTAATATGCAACAGAAAAAAAGTTATATTAAATAGGTTTGTTTGAGTGAATTGAATACCTGTTTAGGAAAACACATTCAGACATTGGAATTTTGTCCTGAATTATTAAAATCGCTGTTTCAAATTGGAAAATACCTCAATGGTATTGAAATGTTCCAAAGGGGTTATGCATCACTGTGCTAGTAAAAGTCTATATAATAGCATTAAGATTAATGCAAACATATGTTGAGTACTTCCACTCTAGGATTCCTCTTCTTTAGCCATTGCCTGTCAAAGGGAAAAGGGGGAAAAACAGCATTAAATGTGGATTTGGTtcaattataatatatatatatatatatcttatatatttatatatatatattagtgctgtcaaacgattaaaatatttaatcgcgattaatcgcattaatgtcatagttaactcgcgattaatcacaattaatcgcacatttctatttctatctattctaaatgtcccttgatttctttttgtcccattcttttttcaaattttaatgctcttatcaacatggaaaagtggttcggattccttcgtgcaaatattttttgttattgaaaacaacattgcatcgcctggctttgacgagggggcggagaatttgcatcatctgtgtgcttggccatcaagtggtatttcagactggacgtgctgcaatgatagctcattttacaacgacaaaacacacagatcactttggtcttgtcaatggaaccatttggcaactttttaaaagtaaactttccattcagaatcttattggcatccatttcggcatctcgcgctcgccatccactcaaaacgtaaagttaacctactaccagagaatgtctcatatccgtaaacgggctctgctactacgctttagccggatcgcaagccaaacaagtgtgtggcgtgcctgttgttttgtgtccggtctagctagatccggtgtggtgttgtagtttttctaacttcggtatttgttgcaacagcatgtgaaaaaaaactacaaagtttgctaggccaaaaagagcgttaatcgcgcgataaaaaaattgacgccgttaatttgggtttgcgttaacgccgttaataacgcgttaaactgacagcactaatatatatatatttttttttttaaggtttgCAAGTAGGACCTACCTGTTTGAGAAACTGACGTCCAAAGTAATTAGTAGCCATATTCTTTAAGTTGGTCTTGTTGCCCACTTTACAGCGCACATAGCCATATAGATTAGCCCCCTGTAGCACCAGTCCCATGATCACCACAGCCTGCAAGCAGAAGACACGGATGAGCCCAGGAGTCCAGCACGTCCCACAGCTGATGAACAAACCCGTAGACAGGCAGGGGAACTGACCAGCCATTTAATCTTGAATGAGAAGAGGGCACTGAAGACAAAGATGACCCACAGGATGGGACACACCACGAGTCCCAGCCAGAAGATGCGGGACTCTGAGTCCGAGCCCAGCTGCTTGGCCGGCCCCTGAGGAGAAAACAGGATACTAAAGACATCTGCAGATGACATTTGCCACGTTGACCAATGCCATTTCCCTTGAAAGTCAAAGCTTGAGGGACTTATCCTATGTTGTTATGTATATCTGACGGAATGCAAGAATAATACACCAATCCAAAAAGTGAAGGACTATGTTGTTATGTATATCTGACGGAATGCAAGAACGAACAACAATCCGAAAAGTAACTTTTCATCACGGTGGACATTAGTATAGAACAGTACCTTTCTGGACTCAAACACCCAATGGCTTTTACCATCATCATCCACCTGGTTCCACCATCTGAGGCCCACCATCAGTCTGCCAGTGATGTTCTGTAAAGGTTGTCAAGGCAACGCAAAACTTAAGTGTTACTTACCCagaacaaatacatttaaagttttactAAATGTTAAGTGTCGTTAAATATCTTCACAAGGCACATACCTTCACGGTCCAGAAGTCACATGACAGGAGCAGGATGATGGTGACCATGCACGCGATAAAGCTGCTACTCAAAACCTCGCAGAGCAAGTAAACCAGGACGGCAGCCACACGGAAGAACAGGTGAAAAAACGATGCCACTGGATGTCTGGGAAATCAAAGTGGCGTGGACATTAATGGTATATCTATTTTTGGCCCGTGTATACTCACTTCTAAATGTTCGTGACCTGCATAAACATACTTTATTTTGGTCTTTTTTGATTTACTGCCCGTATTTTCCTCTGCATCAAACAATGACACGTCATCATCGTTAGAATCCTGGGACAAAAAACAAGGGCACAGTCTGTAACAGATTCATAACAGACGTCTTGCCTTTCTATAACATCATCGTGGTCACATTTAGGGCAGACAAGATATGGGGATTTCAATG
This DNA window, taken from Hypomesus transpacificus isolate Combined female chromosome 13, fHypTra1, whole genome shotgun sequence, encodes the following:
- the tvp23b gene encoding Golgi apparatus membrane protein TVP23 homolog B; protein product: MMRLDSNDDDVSLFDAEENTGSKSKKTKIKHPVASFFHLFFRVAAVLVYLLCEVLSSSFIACMVTIILLLSCDFWTVKNITGRLMVGLRWWNQVDDDGKSHWVFESRKGPAKQLGSDSESRIFWLGLVVCPILWVIFVFSALFSFKIKWLAVVIMGLVLQGANLYGYVRCKVGNKTNLKNMATNYFGRQFLKQAMAKEEES